A portion of the Micromonospora vinacea genome contains these proteins:
- a CDS encoding thymidine phosphorylase, whose product MSSGFAAVDVIRVKRDGGVLSDAQIDWVVDAYTRGVVADEQMSALAMAILLNGMTGPEIARWTAAMIASGERLDLSAVRRPTVDKHSTGGVGDKITLPLTPLVAACGAAVPQLSGRGLGHTGGTLDKLESIPGWRATVSNDEFIAQLDEVGAVICAAGAGLAPADRKLYALRDVTGTVEAIPLIASSIMSKKIAEGTGALVLDVKVGSGAFMKSVDQARELARTMVELGGAHGVRTVALLTDMSTPLGLAIGNAVEVTESVEVLAGGGPADVVELTLALAREMLDAAGLPDADPAAALRDGRAMDSWRAMIRAQGGDPDAPMPTAAEVEVVRAERDGYVAAVDAYAMGVAAWRLGAGRARKEDPVSVPAGVVLHKRPGDEVRAGDPLYELRAEDATRIPAALTEAAGAVRIASTAPAATSLVIERIG is encoded by the coding sequence ATGAGTAGTGGGTTTGCTGCTGTTGACGTTATTCGGGTGAAGCGGGACGGGGGGGTTCTGTCGGACGCGCAGATCGACTGGGTGGTCGACGCGTACACCCGGGGGGTCGTCGCCGACGAGCAGATGTCCGCGTTGGCGATGGCGATCCTGCTCAACGGCATGACCGGGCCGGAGATCGCCCGGTGGACCGCCGCGATGATCGCCAGTGGTGAGCGGTTGGACCTGTCGGCGGTACGTCGGCCGACTGTCGACAAGCACTCCACCGGCGGCGTCGGCGACAAGATCACTCTGCCGCTCACCCCGCTGGTGGCGGCGTGTGGCGCCGCCGTACCGCAGCTGAGCGGCCGGGGCCTCGGGCACACCGGTGGCACGCTGGACAAGTTGGAGTCCATTCCGGGCTGGCGGGCCACTGTGAGCAACGACGAGTTCATCGCCCAGCTGGACGAGGTCGGCGCGGTGATCTGCGCGGCGGGTGCCGGGCTCGCCCCCGCCGACCGCAAGCTGTACGCGTTGCGCGACGTGACGGGCACCGTGGAGGCGATCCCGCTGATCGCCAGCTCAATCATGAGCAAGAAGATCGCCGAGGGGACCGGCGCGCTGGTCCTCGACGTCAAGGTCGGCTCGGGCGCCTTCATGAAGTCCGTCGACCAGGCCCGCGAGTTGGCGCGCACCATGGTGGAGCTGGGCGGTGCGCACGGTGTGCGGACTGTCGCCCTGCTCACCGACATGTCCACCCCGCTCGGCCTGGCGATCGGCAACGCGGTCGAGGTGACCGAATCGGTCGAGGTGCTGGCCGGTGGTGGACCGGCCGACGTGGTGGAGCTGACCCTCGCCCTGGCCCGGGAGATGCTCGACGCCGCCGGTCTGCCGGACGCCGACCCGGCGGCGGCGCTGCGCGACGGCCGGGCCATGGACTCCTGGCGGGCGATGATCCGGGCGCAGGGCGGCGACCCGGACGCGCCGATGCCGACGGCCGCCGAGGTGGAGGTGGTCCGCGCCGAGCGGGACGGGTACGTCGCGGCCGTCGACGCGTACGCCATGGGGGTTGCGGCGTGGCGGCTCGGCGCGGGTCGGGCGCGCAAGGAGGACCCGGTCAGCGTGCCGGCCGGTGTGGTGTTGCACAAGCGGCCGGGTGACGAGGTGCGGGCCGGTGACCCGCTCTACGAGCTGCGGGCCGAGGACGCGACGCGGATTCCGGCAGCGCTGACCGAGGCCGCCGGCGCGGTGCGGATCGCGTCGACGGCCCCGGCGGCGACGTCGTTGGTCATCGAACGCATCGGCTGA
- a CDS encoding DUF4272 domain-containing protein yields MTVAAPDPREVREASLDELSRLGLPLPPAQFPLVWEPGDQIDLRPTVEIEARIAVLHLILARCFGMPPQAAMSWLLGSHLVDMVTPPEWQFVMGGKGDHRSFVLHHDALFALAWVLGLSKQLDPTLAVDERLVERLPHIAEGETFPHWRSRILTAPQHPADAAALLDLHYCLDWAYLETERGGRRAPGLVDANAIGQRRWALEWAVILRGPYHDEPPGWEEVDLST; encoded by the coding sequence GTGACCGTTGCTGCCCCCGACCCACGTGAGGTGCGCGAGGCGAGCCTTGACGAGCTTTCCCGGCTGGGCCTGCCGTTGCCGCCGGCCCAGTTTCCCCTCGTCTGGGAGCCGGGTGACCAGATCGACCTGCGCCCGACCGTGGAGATCGAGGCGCGGATCGCGGTGCTGCACCTGATCCTGGCCCGCTGCTTCGGGATGCCCCCGCAGGCGGCGATGAGCTGGCTGCTCGGCTCGCACCTCGTCGACATGGTCACCCCGCCGGAGTGGCAGTTCGTGATGGGCGGCAAGGGCGACCACCGGTCGTTCGTGCTGCACCACGACGCGCTCTTCGCGCTGGCCTGGGTGCTCGGGCTGAGCAAGCAGCTCGACCCGACGTTGGCCGTCGACGAGCGGCTGGTCGAGCGGCTGCCGCACATCGCCGAGGGGGAGACCTTTCCGCACTGGCGCTCCCGGATCCTCACGGCACCGCAGCACCCGGCCGACGCGGCCGCCCTACTCGACCTGCACTACTGCCTGGACTGGGCGTACCTGGAGACCGAGCGCGGCGGCCGGCGTGCGCCGGGCCTGGTCGACGCGAACGCGATCGGGCAGCGGCGGTGGGCGCTGGAGTGGGCGGTGATCCTGCGCGGGCCGTACCACGACGAACCGCCCGGTTGGGAAGAGGTCGACCTCTCCACCTGA
- a CDS encoding putative RNA methyltransferase: MDPRILDRLRCPVCGEPLAEATAGTTSALRCPRRHSFDIARQGYVNLLAGRAPHVGDSAEMVAARADFLAAGHYDLISAALSEAATEAVGRLPTSGFGAYPLVVDAGAGTGRYLGAVLAALPDAVGLALDVSKPALRRAARAHPRAAAALADTWQRLPLADASTAVLLNVFAPRNGPEFHRVLDPAGTLLVVTPDTDHLAELVDALGLLRVDPDKADRVSGSLGGHFTPASSAVHRAELTMTRPEVATLVGMGPSAWHTDPAALDTRLGALPEPVRVTMAVRLDVLRPR; the protein is encoded by the coding sequence GTGGACCCCCGCATCCTCGACCGGCTGCGCTGCCCGGTCTGCGGCGAGCCGCTGGCCGAGGCGACCGCCGGCACCACAAGTGCGCTGCGCTGCCCGCGCCGGCACAGCTTCGACATCGCACGGCAGGGGTACGTCAACCTCCTCGCTGGGCGCGCCCCGCACGTCGGCGACAGCGCCGAGATGGTGGCCGCCCGGGCGGACTTCCTCGCCGCCGGGCACTACGACCTCATCTCGGCCGCCCTCTCCGAGGCCGCGACGGAAGCCGTCGGTCGGCTGCCGACGTCGGGCTTCGGGGCGTACCCCCTGGTGGTGGATGCCGGCGCAGGCACCGGCCGGTACCTCGGCGCGGTGCTGGCGGCGCTGCCGGACGCCGTGGGCCTGGCCCTGGACGTGTCCAAGCCGGCGCTGCGCCGCGCGGCCCGCGCGCATCCCCGGGCCGCCGCCGCGCTCGCCGACACCTGGCAGCGGCTGCCGCTCGCGGACGCCTCGACCGCCGTGCTGCTGAACGTGTTCGCCCCGCGCAACGGCCCGGAGTTCCACCGGGTGCTCGACCCGGCCGGCACGTTGCTGGTGGTCACGCCCGACACCGACCACCTGGCCGAGTTGGTGGACGCCCTCGGCCTGCTGCGGGTCGACCCGGACAAGGCCGACCGGGTGTCCGGCAGCCTGGGCGGGCACTTCACGCCTGCCAGCTCGGCCGTGCACCGGGCGGAGCTGACAATGACCCGGCCGGAGGTCGCCACACTGGTCGGGATGGGCCCCAGCGCCTGGCACACCGACCCCGCCGCCCTCGACACCCGGCTGGGCGCGCTGCCCGAACCGGTCCGGGTCACCATGGCGGTCCGACTCGACGTCCTGCGACCTCGCTGA
- a CDS encoding adenosine deaminase, whose protein sequence is MVATIRYEDIVKVPKALLHDHLDGGLRPATIVDLAAEVGHELPTTDPEALGRWFADAADSGSLERYLETFAHTVAVMQTGPALRRVARECALDLAADGVVYAEVRFAPEQHLERDLSLDEVVEAVLAGFAEGTAQAVEAGLTIRVGTLLTAMRHAARSQEIAELAVRHRDAGVVGFDIAGAEAGFPPTRHLDAFEYLQRENFHFTIHAGEAFGLPSIWQAIQWCGADRLGHGVRIVDDIAPDGSLGRLAAYVRDKRIPLELCPSSNVQTGAVASIADHPIGLLRDLRFRATVNTDNRLMSGTSMSREMSLLVETFGYGWKELQWFTINAMKSAFIPFDERLRIIDEVIKPAYAKLLA, encoded by the coding sequence ATGGTCGCAACTATCCGGTACGAGGACATCGTCAAGGTCCCGAAGGCGCTGCTGCACGACCACCTCGACGGCGGGCTGCGGCCGGCGACGATCGTCGACCTGGCCGCCGAGGTGGGCCACGAACTGCCCACCACCGACCCGGAGGCGCTCGGACGCTGGTTCGCGGACGCGGCGGACTCCGGCTCCCTGGAGCGCTACCTCGAGACGTTCGCGCACACAGTGGCGGTCATGCAGACCGGGCCCGCGCTGCGTCGGGTGGCCCGCGAGTGCGCGCTGGACCTGGCCGCCGACGGAGTGGTCTACGCCGAGGTGCGCTTCGCCCCCGAGCAGCACCTGGAACGGGACCTCAGCCTGGACGAGGTGGTCGAGGCGGTGCTGGCCGGGTTCGCCGAGGGCACCGCCCAGGCGGTCGAGGCGGGCCTGACCATCCGGGTGGGCACCCTTCTCACCGCGATGCGGCACGCCGCCCGCTCGCAGGAGATCGCCGAGTTGGCCGTGCGGCACCGGGACGCCGGGGTGGTCGGCTTCGACATCGCCGGCGCCGAGGCGGGCTTCCCGCCCACCCGGCACCTGGACGCCTTCGAGTACCTGCAACGGGAGAACTTCCACTTCACCATCCACGCCGGTGAGGCGTTCGGTCTGCCGTCGATCTGGCAGGCGATCCAGTGGTGCGGAGCGGACCGGCTCGGCCACGGGGTGCGGATCGTCGACGACATCGCCCCCGACGGCTCGCTCGGCCGGCTGGCCGCGTACGTCCGGGACAAGCGGATCCCCCTGGAGCTGTGCCCCTCGTCGAACGTGCAGACCGGCGCGGTGGCCTCGATCGCGGACCACCCGATCGGCCTGCTGCGGGACCTGCGCTTCCGGGCCACCGTCAACACCGACAACCGGCTGATGAGCGGCACCTCGATGTCGCGGGAGATGTCGCTGCTGGTGGAGACGTTCGGCTACGGCTGGAAGGAGTTGCAGTGGTTCACCATCAACGCGATGAAGAGCGCCTTCATCCCGTTCGACGAGCGGCTGCGGATCATCGATGAGGTGATCAAGCCGGCGTACGCGAAGTTGCTGGCCTGA
- a CDS encoding sensor histidine kinase, translating to MSKRPKTAGSFLSRLRRPASRLRDMPIWSKLGLIMIVPTIATVVVGTSGLIDHVETLNNANRAGDLANLSSYSGDLVDSLQDERTAAVLLLGADGTQPTAQYQEAYNRVNSRVDQDAIPYRQQRTEIEDLPSSLEGLLDSIDQNLQDLSGVRSQVFNGKLALTETVQAYEGLISDLLAIRDSSTQLAGDNQLSDRMRAAAAVAREKEFLAVRRVVVHRALGVKGGQRLTPALRRDYVASDTGQQQALQSFKAVATPDDAKFHDQTVAGGDRRQAQNYTGWIDGNTTGNMRGAPFGPDQWEAAMTANAKLIRTVERKLDSEVVNQADTLRSDVQRQVFLETGLLLSMLLLAILFAYLVARSMARSLRELRQGALSVAQYGLPQAVARLRDPQVVGQLSPVQLANQIAEPLPVRSKDEFGQVTEAFNAVHLEAVRTAAEQAALRASVATMFVNLARRSQILVDRLIGHLDRLERGEEDPDRLAELFQLDHLATRMRRNDENLLVLAGADSTRVQREPAALIDVLRAAQSEVEHYTRIEFGVIDRDIEVAAHAVNDLVHLVAELFDNATAFSPPDSQVMVEARRVGDRSSLYVEDRGIGISAEQLHDLNERLATPPQVDVAVSRMMGLVVVARLASRHGVRVELRPGSDRGTVAEVSLPTSVLVPRALSGRVQQPPALPAAGAPQFGGPQSGGPAPVFGALPALGNGPRPSESGNQVTLGGRPFDPASRNGASTPANGGAYRSMPAWSDLTGAAGTNGVNGGDGFTPRSANGPGTDPLPQRRAGDETPTTGQQPSIPRQLPSSPEAHPYSAPPVSAQPYSGAPVSASPASGQPYSGHPYSGAPYGGAPVSAAPASGQPYAGPPVSASPVSASPASGQPYSGQPYSAPPASSQSFSGFAPRSAPPAQAASAPAPPAWPPVPGSDRDTATPPVPERLAAALDMTTELPRVPRPGEQPAAAQPPAPAPTPAAAPAPAPQTRPTPQQPQAQNRQRYADETMELPIFRELESAWFRTRRPGSEETAAGGQPATNGDSATQQFATVEASGRAVHKTPPGTTGNTPMADTPTVGGAPRNNGSTANEGSRPSLAESLPNRRPQPQSNGWQTAADDGWRAASAAAGAVPVNETTTTGLPKRKPMAQLVPGAVEKPTTSVQRRSPEAVRGLLSAYHRGVQRGRSTSDTPTSPEATPGGQSSQSGSGPVAGSGQKEQEG from the coding sequence GTGAGCAAACGGCCAAAGACGGCGGGCTCCTTCCTGTCGCGGCTGCGCCGGCCGGCCAGCCGGCTCCGGGACATGCCGATCTGGTCCAAGCTCGGTCTCATCATGATCGTGCCGACCATCGCCACGGTCGTGGTGGGCACCAGTGGTCTCATCGACCACGTGGAGACGCTCAACAATGCCAACCGAGCTGGCGACCTGGCGAATCTGTCGAGCTATTCGGGTGACCTGGTCGACAGCCTGCAGGACGAGCGGACCGCCGCCGTGCTGCTGCTGGGCGCGGACGGGACGCAGCCGACGGCGCAGTACCAGGAGGCATACAACCGGGTGAACTCCCGGGTGGACCAGGATGCGATCCCCTACCGGCAGCAGCGGACCGAGATCGAGGACCTGCCGAGCAGCCTGGAAGGGCTGCTGGACAGCATCGACCAGAACCTCCAGGACCTGTCGGGCGTCCGCAGCCAGGTGTTCAACGGGAAGCTCGCGCTCACCGAGACCGTGCAGGCGTACGAGGGTCTGATCAGTGACCTGCTCGCCATCCGCGACTCGTCCACGCAGCTCGCCGGTGACAACCAACTCAGCGACCGGATGCGCGCCGCTGCGGCTGTCGCCCGGGAGAAGGAGTTCCTCGCCGTACGCCGGGTCGTGGTGCACCGCGCGCTGGGCGTGAAGGGCGGACAACGCCTGACCCCGGCACTGCGCAGGGACTACGTCGCCAGCGACACCGGCCAGCAGCAGGCCCTGCAGAGCTTCAAGGCCGTCGCCACCCCGGACGACGCGAAGTTCCACGACCAGACGGTCGCGGGCGGCGACCGCCGGCAGGCACAGAACTACACCGGCTGGATCGACGGCAACACCACCGGCAACATGCGCGGTGCGCCGTTCGGCCCGGACCAGTGGGAAGCCGCCATGACGGCCAACGCCAAGCTGATCCGCACCGTCGAGCGGAAGCTCGACAGTGAAGTGGTCAACCAGGCCGACACCCTCCGCTCGGACGTCCAGCGCCAGGTCTTCCTGGAGACCGGCCTGCTGCTCAGCATGCTGCTGCTGGCCATCCTCTTCGCGTACCTGGTGGCCCGCTCGATGGCCCGCTCGCTCCGTGAGCTGCGGCAGGGCGCGCTCTCCGTGGCCCAGTACGGCCTGCCACAGGCGGTGGCCCGACTGCGCGACCCGCAGGTCGTCGGGCAGCTCTCCCCGGTGCAGCTGGCCAACCAGATCGCCGAACCGCTGCCGGTGCGCAGCAAGGACGAGTTCGGCCAGGTGACCGAGGCGTTCAACGCCGTCCACCTGGAGGCCGTCCGCACGGCCGCCGAGCAGGCGGCACTGCGTGCCTCCGTCGCGACCATGTTCGTCAACCTGGCCCGCCGTTCGCAGATCCTGGTCGACCGCCTCATCGGGCACCTCGACCGGTTGGAGCGCGGCGAAGAGGACCCGGACCGGCTGGCCGAGCTGTTCCAGCTCGACCACCTGGCCACCCGGATGCGCCGTAACGACGAGAACCTGCTGGTGCTCGCCGGTGCCGACTCCACCCGTGTGCAGCGCGAGCCGGCCGCTCTCATCGACGTGCTGCGCGCCGCGCAGTCCGAGGTCGAGCACTACACCCGGATCGAGTTCGGGGTCATCGACCGCGACATCGAGGTCGCCGCGCACGCGGTCAACGACCTGGTGCACCTCGTCGCGGAGCTGTTCGACAACGCCACAGCGTTCTCCCCGCCCGACTCGCAGGTCATGGTCGAGGCCCGCCGGGTCGGTGACCGTTCCTCGCTGTACGTCGAGGACCGTGGCATCGGCATCAGCGCCGAGCAGCTGCACGACCTCAACGAGCGGCTCGCGACGCCGCCGCAGGTCGATGTGGCCGTGTCCCGGATGATGGGCCTGGTCGTGGTCGCCCGGCTGGCGTCCCGGCACGGTGTCCGGGTCGAGCTGCGCCCCGGCAGCGACCGCGGCACTGTCGCCGAAGTGAGCCTGCCCACCTCGGTGCTGGTGCCCCGGGCACTGTCCGGTCGGGTGCAGCAGCCTCCGGCGCTGCCGGCGGCCGGTGCTCCCCAGTTCGGTGGTCCGCAGTCCGGTGGGCCCGCGCCGGTCTTCGGCGCGCTGCCCGCACTGGGCAACGGCCCCCGCCCGAGCGAGTCCGGCAACCAGGTCACCCTGGGCGGTCGTCCGTTCGACCCCGCTTCGCGCAACGGTGCCAGCACCCCCGCCAACGGTGGTGCCTACCGCTCGATGCCGGCCTGGTCCGACCTGACCGGCGCGGCCGGGACGAACGGCGTCAACGGCGGCGACGGGTTCACCCCCCGGTCGGCCAACGGCCCGGGAACCGACCCGCTGCCGCAGCGCCGGGCCGGGGACGAGACCCCGACCACCGGCCAGCAGCCGTCCATCCCGCGTCAGCTGCCGAGCAGCCCTGAGGCGCACCCGTACTCGGCGCCGCCGGTCTCCGCGCAGCCCTACTCCGGTGCGCCGGTCTCCGCCTCGCCGGCCTCCGGCCAGCCCTACTCGGGTCATCCCTACTCGGGTGCCCCGTACGGCGGCGCGCCGGTCTCCGCAGCCCCGGCCTCCGGGCAGCCGTACGCCGGTCCGCCGGTGTCGGCGTCGCCGGTCTCGGCCTCGCCGGCGTCCGGGCAGCCGTACTCGGGCCAGCCGTACTCGGCACCGCCCGCGTCCAGCCAGTCGTTCAGCGGGTTCGCGCCCCGGTCCGCCCCGCCCGCACAGGCAGCCAGCGCTCCGGCGCCGCCGGCCTGGCCGCCAGTGCCGGGCAGCGACCGGGACACTGCCACCCCGCCGGTGCCCGAGCGGCTCGCCGCCGCGCTGGACATGACGACGGAGTTGCCGCGGGTGCCGCGCCCCGGCGAGCAGCCGGCCGCGGCCCAACCTCCGGCACCAGCGCCGACCCCGGCAGCAGCGCCGGCTCCGGCCCCGCAGACTCGGCCGACGCCGCAGCAGCCGCAGGCGCAGAACCGTCAGCGGTACGCGGACGAGACGATGGAGCTGCCGATCTTCCGGGAGCTCGAGTCGGCCTGGTTCCGTACCCGTCGCCCGGGCTCCGAGGAGACCGCGGCCGGCGGCCAGCCAGCGACGAACGGCGACTCCGCGACCCAGCAGTTCGCCACGGTCGAGGCCAGCGGTCGGGCAGTCCACAAGACACCACCCGGGACGACAGGTAACACACCGATGGCAGACACTCCGACGGTCGGAGGAGCGCCGCGGAACAACGGCTCCACAGCGAACGAGGGCAGCCGCCCCAGCCTCGCCGAGAGCCTGCCGAACCGCCGGCCCCAACCGCAGAGCAACGGCTGGCAGACCGCTGCCGACGACGGCTGGCGTGCTGCCTCCGCGGCGGCCGGTGCGGTGCCGGTGAACGAGACCACCACTACCGGTCTGCCGAAACGCAAGCCGATGGCGCAGTTGGTGCCCGGTGCGGTGGAGAAGCCCACCACCTCGGTCCAGCGGCGCTCCCCGGAGGCGGTTCGTGGCCTGCTCTCCGCCTACCACCGGGGCGTGCAGCGAGGGCGTAGCACCTCGGACACCCCGACCAGCCCGGAGGCGACTCCGGGAGGGCAATCCTCGCAGTCTGGCTCAGGCCCGGTGGCCGGGAGCGGGCAGAAGGAGCAAGAAGGATGA
- a CDS encoding roadblock/LC7 domain-containing protein, with protein MTTTQDLGWLLANFADRVPGVAHAVAVSADGLLLASSRDLPRDRADQLAAISSGLVSLTQGAARCFEGGAVLQTVVEMDNGFLFLMSISDGSSFAVLAARSSDVGQVGYEMALLVDRVGDALTPQPRAAAGMLG; from the coding sequence ATGACAACTACGCAGGATCTTGGTTGGCTGCTGGCCAACTTCGCCGACCGGGTGCCCGGCGTCGCGCACGCGGTCGCCGTATCGGCGGACGGCCTACTCCTCGCGTCGTCACGGGATCTGCCGCGCGACCGGGCAGATCAGCTCGCCGCGATCTCGTCGGGTCTGGTCAGCCTGACCCAGGGGGCAGCACGCTGCTTCGAGGGAGGCGCGGTGTTGCAGACCGTCGTGGAGATGGACAATGGCTTCCTGTTCCTGATGTCCATCTCGGACGGCTCGTCCTTCGCCGTGCTGGCAGCCCGCAGCTCCGACGTGGGCCAGGTTGGCTACGAGATGGCGCTGCTGGTCGACCGGGTGGGCGACGCACTGACCCCGCAGCCGCGCGCGGCTGCGGGCATGCTGGGCTGA